The proteins below come from a single Parazoarcus communis genomic window:
- the folD gene encoding bifunctional methylenetetrahydrofolate dehydrogenase/methenyltetrahydrofolate cyclohydrolase FolD, with product MTAQIIDGKALSKQLRVGFRERVGRLVEQGVRPGLAVILVGDNPASRVYVGNKVKACEECGVRSLHVALPADTPEVEMLARIAQLNADPTVHGILIQLPLPGHIDVRRVLEAISVHKDVDGFHLYNVGGLVVGNTIFPPCTPYGVQLLLDTTGTEVAGKNVVVVGASNIVGKPMALMLLQREATVTICHAKTRDLAQHTILADILIVAAGKPGLIVPQMVKQGAIVIDVGINRLPDNRIVGDVDFDGVKEKASWITPVPGGVGPMTVTMLIENTLRSAERSLQATPADDYQDWEAPVLKAV from the coding sequence ATGACGGCACAGATCATCGACGGCAAGGCGCTGTCGAAGCAGCTTCGGGTGGGCTTTCGCGAGCGCGTGGGACGGCTGGTGGAGCAGGGCGTGCGCCCCGGGCTGGCGGTCATCCTGGTCGGGGACAACCCGGCCTCGCGGGTGTACGTGGGCAACAAGGTGAAGGCGTGCGAGGAGTGCGGCGTGCGTTCGCTGCACGTGGCGCTGCCGGCCGATACGCCGGAAGTGGAGATGCTGGCACGCATCGCCCAGCTCAACGCCGACCCGACGGTGCACGGCATCCTGATCCAGCTGCCGCTGCCCGGCCACATCGATGTGCGCCGGGTGCTCGAAGCGATCTCGGTGCACAAGGACGTCGACGGCTTTCATCTCTACAACGTCGGCGGGCTGGTGGTGGGCAACACCATCTTCCCGCCATGCACGCCCTACGGCGTGCAGCTGCTGCTCGACACCACCGGCACCGAGGTCGCGGGCAAGAACGTGGTGGTGGTGGGGGCGAGCAACATCGTGGGCAAGCCGATGGCGCTGATGCTGCTGCAGCGCGAAGCCACGGTGACGATCTGCCACGCGAAAACGCGCGATCTCGCTCAGCACACCATTCTGGCCGACATCCTGATCGTGGCCGCAGGCAAGCCGGGGCTGATCGTGCCGCAGATGGTCAAGCAAGGCGCCATCGTCATCGACGTCGGCATCAACCGCCTGCCGGACAACCGCATCGTCGGCGACGTGGACTTCGACGGGGTGAAGGAGAAAGCCTCGTGGATCACGCCGGTGCCCGGTGGCGTGGGGCCGATGACGGTGACCATGCTGATCGAGAACACGCTGCGCTCGGCCGAACGCAGCCTGCAGGCGACCCCCGCCGACGACTATCAGGACTGGGAAGCCCCGGTGCTGAAGGCGGTCTGA
- a CDS encoding flavin reductase family protein, with the protein MHAVALKQVPAPGPEPLAAHHAPFDGRLFRQVLGLFPTGVTIVTTWDDQGRPVGATVSSFNTVSLDPPLVLFSLARNSACCEAFAAGGALAIHVLGHEQSELSSRFARGGGDKWVDLNYAPGELGAPLLDDTLASFECSLFAQYPGGDHIIFVAEVDNLRFRDGEPLVFCAGGYRKLVAKDACA; encoded by the coding sequence ATGCACGCTGTTGCACTCAAGCAGGTTCCGGCCCCCGGGCCGGAACCCCTTGCCGCCCATCACGCACCGTTCGATGGCCGGCTGTTTCGTCAGGTCCTCGGCCTGTTTCCCACCGGGGTCACCATCGTTACCACATGGGACGATCAGGGACGGCCGGTGGGGGCGACCGTGAGCTCCTTCAATACCGTGTCGCTCGATCCGCCGCTGGTGCTCTTCAGCCTGGCGCGGAACAGCGCCTGCTGCGAGGCGTTCGCCGCCGGCGGGGCGCTGGCGATCCATGTGCTCGGCCACGAGCAGAGCGAGCTGTCGTCGCGCTTTGCCCGCGGCGGCGGGGACAAGTGGGTCGATCTGAACTATGCGCCGGGCGAGCTCGGCGCCCCCTTGCTGGACGACACCCTCGCCAGTTTCGAGTGCAGCCTGTTCGCACAGTATCCGGGCGGCGATCACATCATCTTCGTCGCCGAAGTCGACAACCTGCGTTTCCGCGATGGCGAACCGCTGGTGTTCTGCGCCGGTGGCTATCGCAAGCTGGTTGCGAAGGACGCCTGCGCATGA
- a CDS encoding ATP-binding protein — MKKHPLFSRLVLVLVCLACLCATLFVSAGIAAGLQATLRTASDPTLSSRLAVLQLLQVLLALMFLLGCGATLRIARKMLVVRTDFALERLNRHVFGATVAWDEGVDEVDRLHRALDGVSTQLACHLAEGERLSRQASEHERFATRTLEFICQASLCLAEHSASAPWLNSLLEDMADCLAVRACALVLLEPVAEGLGVPSRLGDVRRLQLLEAFSVEELSRGNGRHRASTAAEGEHVELAVPVRDAGDTYGVLIVEAPGDFMFESRHSRLIEAVASLFALSLGNLQRNHRRRRLALMDERSAIAGELHDSLAQALSYMKLQVARLQLEIGRSCAACGPGERVLEVSGEIKNGLDSAYRHLRELLSAFRTSMPPGGLQQALREVVDELSARSGTELGFDYRLGSRHLSVNEEFHLLQIVREALTNVVRHARAQHAQVRFDEEDDGQVVLTVEDDGRGLREGSGGDGHHGVSIMRDRARQIGGALSLRAAASGQGTCVEMRFRPRPGSA, encoded by the coding sequence TTGAAAAAACACCCGCTGTTCTCGCGTCTTGTGCTCGTTCTGGTGTGTCTCGCCTGCCTGTGCGCGACCCTGTTCGTCAGCGCCGGCATTGCCGCCGGGCTGCAGGCGACGCTCAGAACCGCCTCGGACCCGACGCTTTCGTCCCGTCTTGCGGTCCTGCAACTGCTGCAGGTCCTGCTCGCGCTGATGTTCCTTCTGGGGTGCGGGGCCACGCTGCGGATCGCGCGCAAGATGCTCGTGGTGCGCACCGATTTCGCCCTCGAGCGGCTCAACCGGCACGTCTTTGGTGCCACGGTGGCGTGGGACGAGGGCGTGGATGAGGTGGACCGGCTGCACCGGGCGCTGGATGGGGTGTCGACCCAGCTCGCCTGCCACCTTGCGGAGGGCGAACGGCTGTCGCGGCAGGCGTCCGAGCATGAGCGCTTCGCCACCCGGACACTCGAATTCATCTGTCAGGCCAGCCTCTGCCTTGCCGAACACAGCGCGAGCGCACCCTGGCTGAACTCACTGCTCGAGGACATGGCCGACTGCCTGGCGGTGCGTGCGTGTGCGCTGGTGCTGCTGGAGCCGGTGGCCGAGGGGCTGGGGGTGCCGTCACGGCTGGGCGATGTCCGCCGCCTGCAGTTGCTGGAAGCGTTTTCGGTCGAGGAGCTGTCGCGCGGAAACGGCCGGCACCGGGCATCGACTGCAGCCGAAGGCGAGCATGTTGAGCTGGCGGTGCCGGTGCGCGATGCCGGCGACACCTATGGCGTACTGATTGTTGAGGCGCCGGGAGACTTCATGTTCGAGAGCCGCCACAGCCGCCTGATCGAGGCGGTGGCCTCGCTGTTCGCGCTGTCGCTGGGCAATCTGCAGCGCAACCACCGGCGCCGGCGTCTGGCGCTGATGGACGAGCGCAGCGCGATCGCCGGGGAGCTGCACGACTCGCTCGCCCAGGCCCTGTCCTACATGAAGCTGCAGGTGGCGCGCCTGCAGCTGGAGATCGGGCGCAGCTGTGCGGCCTGTGGTCCCGGCGAGCGTGTGCTGGAGGTGTCGGGCGAGATCAAGAACGGGCTCGACAGCGCCTACCGCCACCTGCGCGAACTGCTCTCGGCCTTTCGCACCAGTATGCCGCCGGGCGGCCTGCAGCAGGCGCTGCGCGAGGTGGTGGACGAGCTGTCCGCACGCTCGGGCACCGAACTCGGCTTCGACTACCGGCTGGGCAGCAGGCATCTGTCGGTCAACGAGGAGTTCCACCTGCTGCAGATCGTCCGCGAGGCACTGACCAATGTCGTGCGTCACGCGCGGGCGCAGCACGCACAGGTGCGCTTCGACGAGGAGGACGACGGACAGGTCGTGCTCACGGTCGAGGACGATGGTCGCGGGCTGCGCGAGGGCAGCGGCGGCGATGGCCACCACGGGGTGTCGATCATGCGCGACCGCGCCCGGCAGATTGGCGGGGCCTTGAGCTTGCGGGCGGCTGCGAGCGGGCAGGGCACCTGCGTCGAGATGCGCTTCCGGCCGCGGCCGGGCAGCGCCTGA
- a CDS encoding aminomethyltransferase family protein: protein MSSWRQSTLADRHRALGSTLADWNGMATAWTYNTDLADEHEAIRTRAGLMDVSGLKKVHLVGPHAEALLNYATTRNVSKLYPGKSVYACMLNEAGKFIDDCVIYRNGPNAFMVVHGSGQGHEILTRGAVGRNVAVLFDDDLHDLSLQGPLAVEYLAKHVPGIRDLPYFHHMQTRLFGCPVTISRTGYTGERGYELFCKGVDAPLIWDTIVEEGKAMGIMPCSFTALDWLRVESYLLFYPYDNSDMYPMEGEAIGDSLWELGLDFTVSPGKTEFRGAAEHFRLQGRERFKIYGVELDTKEIAQGGDAIWDGDTKVGFVTCAMYSRLTGRGMAIARMDPAYAVPGRALELRGATLRCAATTHTLPFDDPEKLKRTAKG, encoded by the coding sequence ATGAGTTCATGGAGACAGTCGACACTGGCTGACCGGCATCGCGCACTGGGTTCGACCCTCGCAGACTGGAACGGGATGGCGACAGCCTGGACCTACAACACCGATCTCGCCGACGAACACGAGGCCATTCGCACCCGCGCCGGCCTGATGGATGTGTCCGGGCTCAAGAAGGTGCACCTGGTCGGGCCACATGCGGAAGCCCTGCTCAACTACGCGACCACGCGAAATGTCAGCAAGCTCTATCCGGGCAAGTCGGTGTATGCCTGCATGCTCAACGAAGCCGGCAAATTCATCGACGACTGCGTGATCTACCGCAACGGCCCCAACGCCTTCATGGTGGTGCATGGCTCGGGCCAGGGCCACGAGATCCTGACCCGCGGCGCGGTGGGACGCAACGTGGCGGTGCTGTTCGATGACGACCTGCACGACCTTTCGCTGCAGGGGCCGCTGGCGGTGGAGTACCTGGCCAAGCATGTGCCGGGCATCCGCGATCTGCCTTACTTCCATCACATGCAGACCAGGCTCTTCGGCTGCCCAGTCACGATTTCGCGCACCGGCTATACCGGCGAGCGTGGCTACGAGCTGTTCTGCAAGGGTGTCGATGCGCCGCTGATCTGGGACACCATCGTGGAGGAAGGCAAGGCGATGGGCATCATGCCCTGCTCCTTCACCGCGCTGGACTGGCTGCGGGTCGAGAGCTACCTGCTGTTCTATCCCTACGACAACTCCGACATGTACCCGATGGAAGGCGAAGCGATCGGCGACAGCCTGTGGGAGCTGGGCCTCGACTTCACCGTGTCGCCGGGCAAGACGGAGTTCCGCGGCGCGGCCGAGCACTTCCGCCTGCAAGGCAGGGAGCGCTTCAAGATCTACGGCGTCGAGCTCGATACCAAGGAAATCGCGCAAGGCGGCGATGCCATCTGGGACGGCGACACCAAGGTCGGCTTCGTGACCTGCGCAATGTATTCCCGTCTCACCGGACGCGGCATGGCCATCGCCCGCATGGACCCGGCCTACGCCGTTCCCGGGCGTGCGCTCGAACTGCGCGGCGCCACCCTGCGCTGTGCGGCGACCACCCATACGCTGCCTTTCGACGATCCCGAAAAGCTCAAGCGTACCGCCAAGGGCTGA
- a CDS encoding PAS domain S-box protein, with product MTLYLIATLLACSTALLVLGDGSDTSPLLWMLAMIPLLTWIALRHGARHGRSSPTTDALSALQSLSRFAEHSGQPALLLEGGNIANANRALLKLIGLEDRGDELVGMPLDNIVHPKHHRRLAALFSPGADNSDAGTLSLMRADGTPWPARVSVFQGHSSQLTLLQFSAPQDGPVNSGHEYLQATRLTHFSREILFSLDAQMQLSYANAQWEHSTGRSVAESLQQPLLSIFHSDDRAALGTGLRQLQAGKRDNLTLEVRIRATRAHAARWVELRAWPMPLPALGETGVSGILLDIDQRRRGEEALRAQRRGLHTMLDNLPGMIYRGQNDRNWTMEFVSEGCFELTGYTPLELVDNHSACFAEMIHEEDRDFVWNFVQMRLDRRERYELSYRIVDRDGQTRWVWEQGRGIYSSRGEFLGLEGFITDVSASRGAQEEARRRLFFDNATGLMNLSLFLDRLQHLYRHAAIADYPFALIHIEIETITEIAEHYGPAMSERVSVEIGKRLRLAQSDCNGVARHAGGFAVLISDFRPQTLSWAGPPSAEPSSAAGLLHLAHALAAEISRPLRIDAHSLSLSARFGIATEREAHADANAMLEQAARHDHPGALTPPPEQAH from the coding sequence ATGACGCTTTACCTGATCGCCACCCTCCTTGCCTGCTCGACGGCCTTGCTCGTGCTCGGCGATGGCAGCGACACCTCACCCCTGCTGTGGATGCTGGCCATGATTCCACTGCTGACCTGGATCGCGCTGCGCCACGGCGCCCGCCACGGGCGCAGCAGCCCGACGACCGACGCGCTCTCCGCGCTGCAGTCGCTGAGCCGCTTCGCCGAACACAGCGGCCAGCCCGCCCTGCTGCTTGAAGGCGGGAACATCGCCAACGCCAACCGCGCCCTGCTCAAGCTCATCGGACTGGAGGATCGCGGCGACGAACTGGTCGGCATGCCGCTGGACAACATCGTGCATCCGAAGCATCACCGCCGGCTGGCCGCCCTCTTTTCACCCGGGGCGGACAACAGCGACGCCGGCACGCTGTCGCTGATGCGTGCCGACGGCACGCCGTGGCCTGCCCGTGTCAGCGTGTTCCAGGGGCACAGCTCACAGCTCACCCTGCTGCAGTTCTCCGCACCCCAGGATGGCCCGGTCAACAGCGGACATGAGTATCTGCAGGCGACCCGGCTGACCCATTTCTCGCGCGAGATCCTGTTCTCTCTCGACGCGCAGATGCAGCTCAGCTATGCCAATGCGCAATGGGAGCACAGCACCGGGCGCAGCGTTGCCGAGAGCCTGCAGCAACCCCTGCTGTCGATCTTCCACAGCGATGACCGCGCCGCCCTCGGCACCGGACTGCGGCAGCTGCAGGCGGGCAAGCGCGACAACCTCACGCTGGAGGTGCGCATCCGCGCCACCCGCGCCCACGCCGCACGCTGGGTCGAGCTGCGCGCGTGGCCGATGCCTCTCCCGGCGCTCGGCGAAACCGGGGTGAGCGGCATTCTGCTCGACATCGACCAGCGCCGCCGCGGCGAAGAGGCTCTGCGCGCACAGCGCCGCGGCCTGCACACCATGCTGGATAACCTCCCGGGGATGATTTACCGCGGCCAGAACGATCGCAACTGGACGATGGAGTTCGTCAGCGAGGGCTGCTTCGAACTCACCGGCTACACCCCGCTGGAACTGGTGGATAACCACTCGGCCTGCTTTGCCGAAATGATCCATGAGGAGGACCGCGATTTCGTGTGGAATTTCGTGCAGATGCGGCTCGACCGCCGTGAGCGCTACGAACTGAGCTACCGCATCGTGGACCGCGACGGTCAGACCCGCTGGGTATGGGAACAGGGGCGCGGCATCTATTCCAGCCGGGGCGAATTCCTCGGTCTGGAGGGCTTCATCACCGACGTCAGCGCCAGCCGGGGCGCGCAGGAGGAAGCGCGCCGGCGCCTGTTCTTCGACAACGCCACCGGTCTGATGAATCTGAGCCTGTTCCTTGACCGTCTGCAGCATCTGTACCGCCACGCGGCGATTGCCGATTACCCGTTTGCGCTGATCCACATCGAGATCGAAACGATCACCGAGATTGCCGAGCACTACGGGCCGGCAATGAGCGAACGCGTCAGCGTCGAGATCGGCAAGCGCCTGCGGCTTGCGCAGAGCGACTGCAACGGGGTTGCGCGTCACGCCGGCGGCTTTGCGGTGCTGATTTCGGACTTCCGCCCGCAGACGCTGAGCTGGGCCGGGCCGCCGAGTGCCGAACCGTCCTCGGCAGCCGGCCTGCTGCATCTCGCCCATGCACTCGCGGCGGAGATCAGCCGCCCGCTTCGCATCGATGCCCATAGCCTCAGCCTGAGCGCGCGCTTCGGCATCGCGACCGAGCGCGAAGCCCACGCCGATGCGAACGCCATGCTCGAGCAGGCAGCGCGCCACGACCATCCCGGCGCGCTGACGCCGCCGCCCGAGCAGGCTCACTGA
- the purU gene encoding formyltetrahydrofolate deformylase, whose product MSPSERRYTLSLSCPDRVGIVTTVSSFFSSHQGWITEANHHADVDGKRFFMRQEILADSLPFEIDVLREKFAPIAREFGMDWKISDSARKKRVVVMVSKQEHCLYDLLSRWHADELNIEIPCVISNHETFRGLVEWHGIPFHHVPVTPETKAEAYASVEDLYREARGDVMVLARYMQILSPGLCERYPGQIINIHHSFLPSFVGAKPYHQAYVRGVKLIGATCHYVTSELDQGPIIEQDVIRIDHSDAPEDLVRYGKDIEKAVLARGLRYHLEDRVLVHGNKTVVFR is encoded by the coding sequence ATGAGCCCCTCAGAGAGACGTTACACCCTGTCCCTGTCCTGCCCGGACAGGGTTGGCATCGTGACCACCGTCAGCAGCTTCTTCTCCAGCCATCAGGGCTGGATCACCGAGGCGAACCACCACGCGGACGTGGACGGCAAGCGCTTCTTCATGCGCCAGGAGATCCTGGCCGACTCGCTGCCCTTCGAGATCGATGTGCTGCGCGAGAAGTTCGCGCCGATCGCCCGTGAATTCGGCATGGACTGGAAGATCAGCGACAGCGCGCGCAAGAAGCGTGTGGTGGTGATGGTGAGCAAGCAGGAGCACTGCCTGTACGACCTGCTGTCGCGCTGGCATGCCGATGAGCTGAACATCGAGATCCCGTGCGTGATCTCCAACCACGAGACCTTCCGCGGTCTGGTGGAGTGGCACGGCATTCCCTTCCATCACGTGCCGGTCACGCCCGAGACCAAGGCCGAGGCCTATGCCAGTGTGGAGGACCTGTACCGCGAGGCGCGGGGCGACGTGATGGTGCTGGCGCGCTACATGCAGATCCTGTCGCCGGGGCTGTGCGAGCGCTACCCGGGCCAGATCATCAACATCCACCACAGCTTCCTGCCCAGCTTCGTCGGCGCCAAGCCCTACCACCAGGCCTATGTGCGCGGGGTGAAGCTGATCGGCGCGACCTGCCACTACGTGACCTCGGAGCTCGATCAGGGCCCGATCATCGAGCAGGACGTGATCCGCATCGACCACTCGGACGCACCGGAAGATCTGGTGCGCTACGGCAAGGACATCGAGAAAGCGGTCCTCGCCCGCGGCCTGCGCTACCACCTGGAAGACCGGGTGCTGGTGCATGGCAATAAAACCGTCGTGTTCCGCTGA
- a CDS encoding response regulator, whose protein sequence is MDNAAGGDPDRHGTPIRLVVVDDHALFRKGVSQLLAMYDDVEVVAEAASGAEGIEAVLTHRPDVALIDLHMKGLDGISVLRALKAAGSTTRLVMLTVSDSSFDIMEALNSGASGYLLKDMEPDEFCMKLRQVAAGGTVLSAEVGGLLAKPSPPSRETLDEHWSSLTAREQETLELVSKGASNKIVARALGIAESTVKVHVKHVLQKLNLRNRFEAAVWLRELREDERHQA, encoded by the coding sequence ATGGACAACGCGGCTGGGGGCGACCCGGATCGACACGGCACACCGATCAGACTGGTGGTCGTGGATGACCACGCACTGTTTCGCAAGGGGGTCAGCCAGCTGCTGGCAATGTACGACGATGTCGAGGTCGTCGCCGAGGCAGCGTCGGGTGCGGAGGGGATCGAGGCGGTGCTGACGCACCGGCCGGATGTGGCGCTGATCGATCTGCACATGAAGGGGCTCGACGGCATCTCGGTGCTGCGGGCGCTGAAGGCCGCGGGATCGACCACCCGCCTGGTGATGCTCACCGTGTCCGACTCCAGTTTCGACATCATGGAGGCGCTGAACTCGGGCGCCAGCGGTTACCTGCTCAAGGACATGGAGCCGGACGAGTTCTGCATGAAGCTGCGCCAGGTCGCGGCCGGGGGCACGGTGCTGTCGGCCGAGGTCGGGGGCTTGCTGGCCAAGCCTTCGCCGCCGTCGCGGGAAACGCTCGACGAGCACTGGTCTTCGCTGACCGCACGCGAACAGGAAACCCTGGAGCTGGTGTCCAAGGGCGCATCGAACAAGATCGTGGCGCGTGCGCTTGGCATTGCCGAAAGCACGGTGAAGGTGCACGTGAAGCACGTGCTGCAGAAACTCAATCTGCGTAACCGGTTTGAGGCGGCGGTGTGGCTGCGCGAACTGCGCGAGGACGAGAGGCACCAGGCCTGA
- a CDS encoding DUF1989 domain-containing protein, with amino-acid sequence MNDKAPPFIEEDPFLLQADAQPALQQVFPEPLTVIRVGAASARAFELKAGQFIQVIDVEGRQCSDVLAFDAAALAAGEEWGLDPTVTRTLAGSSYPMPGLHAKYFDARMQPLLETVQDTVGRHDAFALACTAKYYEDQGFPGHANCSDNFNAVLEPMGVRPRAGWPAINFFYNTFIQPCGSLGFAEPWSKPGDYVLLRALKDLVVAVSSCADDIDPANAWQPTDIEVRIYDAAHSFPRAMAHRMTPDAPVRLTRPTAFAGVTETLTRDFIDYHGFWLPRSFVGHGTIAEYWACREKVAVMDLTALRKFDITGPDAEALLQKVVTRDMRKLAVGQVVYTAVCHAHGGMMDDGTVFRLGRDVFRFVCGEDTTGLWLKEQAAAGGFKVHVRDATDSLHNIAVQGPRSRELLAKILWTAPAQPGIAELGWFRFMAARLGGPTGRPLVVSRTGYTGELGFELWCHPGDGLELWNVVAEAGAPLGLVPLGFDALDMLRIEAGLAFAGHEFCDQTDPFEAGIGFTVALSKPDDFIGRAALEERKAHPRRKLVGLAIDSNEAVHHGDGVYIGRARVGEITSAVRSPVLNAQVALARVDVACSELDTALQVGQLDGHRKRLDARVVAFPHYDPTKSRVRS; translated from the coding sequence ATGAACGACAAGGCACCGCCGTTCATCGAAGAGGACCCCTTCCTGCTGCAGGCGGACGCACAGCCCGCTTTGCAGCAGGTCTTTCCCGAGCCGCTGACGGTGATCCGGGTCGGGGCAGCGAGCGCCCGGGCCTTCGAGCTGAAGGCCGGGCAGTTCATTCAGGTCATCGATGTGGAGGGGCGTCAGTGCTCGGATGTCCTCGCCTTCGATGCCGCAGCGCTTGCCGCCGGTGAAGAGTGGGGGCTGGACCCGACGGTGACCCGCACCCTGGCGGGTTCGTCCTATCCCATGCCCGGTCTGCACGCGAAGTATTTCGATGCGCGCATGCAGCCCCTGCTTGAGACCGTGCAGGACACCGTGGGGCGGCACGATGCCTTTGCCCTTGCCTGCACCGCGAAGTATTACGAGGACCAGGGCTTTCCCGGTCACGCCAACTGCAGCGACAACTTCAACGCCGTGCTCGAACCGATGGGCGTTCGTCCCCGCGCAGGCTGGCCGGCGATCAACTTTTTCTACAACACCTTCATCCAGCCCTGCGGCAGCCTCGGCTTTGCCGAGCCGTGGTCGAAGCCGGGTGACTACGTGCTGCTCAGGGCGCTCAAGGATCTGGTGGTGGCGGTGTCGTCCTGCGCCGACGACATCGACCCCGCCAACGCCTGGCAGCCGACCGACATCGAGGTTCGCATCTATGACGCGGCCCATTCATTCCCTCGCGCGATGGCCCACCGAATGACTCCCGACGCTCCTGTACGCCTGACCCGCCCCACGGCCTTTGCCGGCGTGACCGAAACACTGACGCGGGACTTCATCGACTATCACGGCTTCTGGCTGCCGCGCAGCTTCGTCGGCCACGGCACGATTGCCGAATACTGGGCGTGCCGGGAGAAGGTCGCGGTGATGGATCTGACCGCGCTGCGCAAGTTCGACATCACCGGGCCCGACGCCGAGGCGCTGCTGCAGAAGGTGGTGACCCGTGACATGCGCAAGCTGGCCGTGGGGCAGGTGGTCTATACCGCGGTGTGCCATGCCCACGGCGGCATGATGGACGACGGCACGGTGTTCCGCCTCGGGCGCGATGTATTCCGCTTCGTGTGCGGTGAGGACACGACCGGCCTGTGGCTGAAGGAGCAGGCTGCGGCGGGGGGCTTCAAGGTGCATGTCCGTGACGCCACCGACAGCCTGCACAACATTGCGGTGCAGGGGCCGCGCAGCCGCGAGCTGCTGGCAAAGATCCTGTGGACCGCACCGGCACAGCCGGGCATTGCCGAACTCGGCTGGTTCCGCTTCATGGCAGCGCGTCTGGGCGGACCCACCGGCCGTCCGCTGGTGGTCTCCCGCACCGGCTACACCGGCGAGCTCGGTTTCGAGCTGTGGTGTCACCCCGGCGATGGCCTCGAGCTGTGGAATGTCGTGGCCGAGGCCGGAGCCCCTCTCGGTCTGGTGCCGCTCGGGTTCGATGCGCTCGACATGCTGCGCATCGAGGCCGGGCTGGCGTTCGCGGGTCATGAATTCTGCGACCAGACCGATCCCTTCGAAGCCGGCATCGGCTTTACCGTGGCACTGTCCAAACCCGACGACTTCATCGGCCGGGCGGCGCTCGAAGAACGCAAGGCACACCCGCGGCGCAAGCTGGTCGGGCTCGCGATCGACAGCAACGAAGCGGTGCATCACGGCGACGGCGTCTATATCGGTCGCGCCAGGGTGGGCGAGATCACCAGCGCGGTGCGCTCTCCGGTGCTCAATGCACAGGTCGCGCTGGCGCGGGTGGATGTCGCCTGTTCCGAGCTCGATACGGCGCTGCAGGTGGGTCAGCTCGACGGCCACCGCAAGCGCCTCGATGCACGCGTCGTGGCCTTCCCGCACTACGATCCGACCAAGTCCAGGGTGCGCAGCTAG